A portion of the Magnolia sinica isolate HGM2019 chromosome 17, MsV1, whole genome shotgun sequence genome contains these proteins:
- the LOC131230269 gene encoding long chain base biosynthesis protein 1-like isoform X4 has protein sequence MEYEPRVLESAAGVHTVIDGNEVVNFASANYLGLIGQEKLIESCTAALERYGVGSCGPRGFYGTIDVHLDCEARIANFLGTPDSILYSYGISTIFSAIPAFCKKGDLIIADEGVHWGVQNGLYLSRSTVVYFKHNDMESLQSTLEKVTRKNQRAKKLRRYIVVEAVYQNSGQIAPLDEIIRLKEKYRFRVLLDESNSIGVLGHSGRGLSEHYGVPIEKIDIITAAMGHALATDGGFCTGSVRVVDHQRLSSSGYVFSASLPPYLASAAITAIDVLEENSNLLMKLKENLALLWKGLSDIPGLSITSSPLSPIVFLKLKNSTGSFKNDMILLEDIADHVLKDSVFLVTSKKSAIDKCRLPAGIRMFVSAGHSDSDLLKACEALKKAAAAVL, from the exons ATGGAATATGAACCTCGAGTGTTGGAAAG TGCTGCTGGGGTCCATACAGTTATAGATGGCAATGAAGTTGTGAATTTTGCTTCAGCAAATTATCTGGGATTAATAGGGCAGGAGAAGTTAATT GAATCGTGTACGGCTGCATTAGAGAGATATGGTGTTGGTTCTTGTGGTCCTCGTGGTTTCTATGGGACGATTG ATGTCCACCTTGACTGTGAAGCCAGGATTGCAAACTTTTTGGGAACACCGGACTCGATACTTTATTCCTATGGGATTTCTACTATTTTCAGTGCGATTCCAGCCTTTTGTAAGAAAGGCGACCTCATCATTGC TGATGAGGGTGTCCACTGGGGAGTACAAAATGGTCTTTATCTATCCAGAAGCACCGTTGTGTATTTCAAGCACAATGATATGGAGTCCTTGCAAAGCACTTTGGAGAAAGTTACTCGAAAAAATCAGCGTGCAAAAAAGCTGCGGCGCTATATTGTGGTTGAAGCCGTGTACCAG AATTCTGGCCAAATTGCTCCACTAGATGAGATAATTAGACTGAAAGAGAAGTATCGGTTCCGAGTCCTGTTAGACGAGAGCAATTCTATTGGTGTGCTCGGCCATTCTGGAAGAGGTCTTTCTGAACATTATGGAGTTCCA ATTGAAAAGATTGATATTATAACTGCTGCTATGGGGCATGCACTAGCTACAGATGGAGGATTCTGCACTGGAAGTGTTAGAGTTGTTGATCACCAG CGTCTCAGTAGCTCTGGATATGTGTTTTCTGCATCGTTACCTCCTTATCTTGCGAGTGCTGCAATTACTGCTATTGATGTCCTGGAGGAAAATTCTAATCTGCTCATGAAGCTGAAGGAAAATCTTGCGCTTCTATGGAAAG GTTTGTCAGACATACCAGGCCTGTCAATTACAAGCAGCCCACTGTCACCCATTGTCTTTCTCAAACTAAAGAATTCAACTGGTTCCTTCAAGAATGATATGATCCTGCTTGAAGATATTGCTGACCAT GTATTGAAGGACTCTGTGTTCCTGGTGACGTCTAAGAAATCTGCTATTGATAAGTGCCGTCTCCCGGCAGGCATTCGCATGTTTGTTTCTGCAGGCCATTCAGATTCCGATCTCCTTAAAGCATGCGAGGCATTGAAGAAAGCTGCTGCAGCTGTGCTATAG
- the LOC131230269 gene encoding long chain base biosynthesis protein 1-like isoform X2 — MILTKNTQYACDIPCTISECAAGVHTVIDGNEVVNFASANYLGLIGQEKLIESCTAALERYGVGSCGPRGFYGTIDVHLDCEARIANFLGTPDSILYSYGISTIFSAIPAFCKKGDLIIADEGVHWGVQNGLYLSRSTVVYFKHNDMESLQSTLEKVTRKNQRAKKLRRYIVVEAVYQNSGQIAPLDEIIRLKEKYRFRVLLDESNSIGVLGHSGRGLSEHYGVPIEKIDIITAAMGHALATDGGFCTGSVRVVDHQRLSSSGYVFSASLPPYLASAAITAIDVLEENSNLLMKLKENLALLWKGLSDIPGLSITSSPLSPIVFLKLKNSTGSFKNDMILLEDIADHVLKDSVFLVTSKKSAIDKCRLPAGIRMFVSAGHSDSDLLKACEALKKAAAAVL, encoded by the exons ATGATTCTGACCAAGAACACCCAGTATGCATGTGACATACCTTGCACAATTTCTGAATG TGCTGCTGGGGTCCATACAGTTATAGATGGCAATGAAGTTGTGAATTTTGCTTCAGCAAATTATCTGGGATTAATAGGGCAGGAGAAGTTAATT GAATCGTGTACGGCTGCATTAGAGAGATATGGTGTTGGTTCTTGTGGTCCTCGTGGTTTCTATGGGACGATTG ATGTCCACCTTGACTGTGAAGCCAGGATTGCAAACTTTTTGGGAACACCGGACTCGATACTTTATTCCTATGGGATTTCTACTATTTTCAGTGCGATTCCAGCCTTTTGTAAGAAAGGCGACCTCATCATTGC TGATGAGGGTGTCCACTGGGGAGTACAAAATGGTCTTTATCTATCCAGAAGCACCGTTGTGTATTTCAAGCACAATGATATGGAGTCCTTGCAAAGCACTTTGGAGAAAGTTACTCGAAAAAATCAGCGTGCAAAAAAGCTGCGGCGCTATATTGTGGTTGAAGCCGTGTACCAG AATTCTGGCCAAATTGCTCCACTAGATGAGATAATTAGACTGAAAGAGAAGTATCGGTTCCGAGTCCTGTTAGACGAGAGCAATTCTATTGGTGTGCTCGGCCATTCTGGAAGAGGTCTTTCTGAACATTATGGAGTTCCA ATTGAAAAGATTGATATTATAACTGCTGCTATGGGGCATGCACTAGCTACAGATGGAGGATTCTGCACTGGAAGTGTTAGAGTTGTTGATCACCAG CGTCTCAGTAGCTCTGGATATGTGTTTTCTGCATCGTTACCTCCTTATCTTGCGAGTGCTGCAATTACTGCTATTGATGTCCTGGAGGAAAATTCTAATCTGCTCATGAAGCTGAAGGAAAATCTTGCGCTTCTATGGAAAG GTTTGTCAGACATACCAGGCCTGTCAATTACAAGCAGCCCACTGTCACCCATTGTCTTTCTCAAACTAAAGAATTCAACTGGTTCCTTCAAGAATGATATGATCCTGCTTGAAGATATTGCTGACCAT GTATTGAAGGACTCTGTGTTCCTGGTGACGTCTAAGAAATCTGCTATTGATAAGTGCCGTCTCCCGGCAGGCATTCGCATGTTTGTTTCTGCAGGCCATTCAGATTCCGATCTCCTTAAAGCATGCGAGGCATTGAAGAAAGCTGCTGCAGCTGTGCTATAG